A stretch of the Alnus glutinosa chromosome 6, dhAlnGlut1.1, whole genome shotgun sequence genome encodes the following:
- the LOC133871330 gene encoding transcription factor MYB1-like has translation MGRSPRCSKDGLNKGAWTALEDEMLMDYVKSHGEGKWSNLAKETGLKRCGKSCRLRWMNYLRPDIKRGNIAEDEEELIIRLHKLLGNRWSLIAGRLPGRTDNEIKNYWNSYLAKKSKDQFPLAKPTAEKKPMNIGLHGDNKVAVEPSTSDNKLVKINKSSPSESSAGSPLSTTREKKTADFMLDLSSEGLCRMLDFDFAKLSDVDHEINELNQPLLLSEGMENNHSGSDLCGQANNMASDFRSLFLESDDGWLGVNIDILFSD, from the exons ATGGGCAGAAGTCCTCGGTGTTCGAAGGATGGATTAAACAAAGGAGCATGGACTGCTCTTGAAGACGAAATGCTCATGGATTATGTTAAGAGCCATGGCGAAGGGAAATGGAGTAATCTTGCCAAAGAAACAG GGCTCAAGAGATGTGGCAAGAGCTGCAGGCTTCGTTGGATGAATTACCTGAGACCAGATATAAAGAGGGGGAACATtgctgaagatgaagaagaattaaTCATCAGGCTACACAAGCTCTTGGGCAACAG ATGGTCTCTAATAGCAGGGCGACTTCCCGGAAGAACAGATAATGAAATTAAGAATTACTGGAACTCCTATTTAGCCAAGAAGTCAAAGGATCAGTTCCCATTAGCCAAGCCTACAGCTGAAAAAAAGCCAATGAATATTGGACTTCACGGTGACAACAAGGTGGCAGTGGAACCATCGACGTCGGACAATAAGTTGGTTAAGATTAACAAGTCCTCACCATCAGAATCAAGTGCCGGGTCACCGCTATCGACGACCAGGGAAAAGAAAACGGCGGACTTCATGTTGGACTTGAGCTCAGAGGGTTTATGCAGAATGCTTGACTTCGATTTTGCAAAACTCAGTGATGTTGATCATGAGATAAACGAGTTGAATCAGCCTCTTCTATTGTCGGAGGGAATGGAAAACAATCACTCCGGCAGTGACTTATGCGGTCAAGCTAATAACATGGCTTCGGATTTTCGATCATTGTTTCTAGAATCAGATGATGGTTGGTTAGGAGTTAATATAGATATTCTATTCTCGGACTGA